A region of Butyricicoccus intestinisimiae DNA encodes the following proteins:
- the iolG gene encoding inositol 2-dehydrogenase, whose product MANLKFGVIGCGRIGKLHINNLLNNIDGAEVVAAADPMLDKSGAREWLAERGITNVSTNYMDVVNNPDVDVVMVCSSTDTHCEVSMEAVKAGKNVFCEKPIDYDIEKIKKLLALVEEKGVKFQVGFNRRFDHNHKAVADAVKEGKIGDPHYINVTSRDPEPPPASYVAVSGGIFYDMMIHDFDMVRYLSGSEAVEISAVGSCLVNPNLQEESGIPDVDTAVVTMKMANGAIATINNSRQAVYGYDQRVEVFGSKGMAADQNDLNSTATITTVDGAVSEKPKWFFLERYNDAFIEQIKYFIDSIVNDKPTVVGAFDGLRPVLMAAAATESCRNGGAWVKVAE is encoded by the coding sequence ATGGCAAATTTAAAGTTTGGCGTAATTGGCTGCGGCAGAATTGGTAAGCTGCACATCAACAATCTGCTTAACAACATCGACGGCGCTGAAGTAGTAGCTGCTGCTGATCCGATGCTGGATAAGTCCGGCGCACGTGAGTGGCTGGCAGAGCGCGGCATCACCAACGTATCTACCAACTACATGGACGTTGTAAACAATCCGGACGTTGACGTAGTTATGGTTTGCTCTTCCACCGATACCCATTGCGAGGTTTCCATGGAAGCAGTAAAGGCTGGCAAGAATGTATTCTGCGAGAAGCCGATCGACTATGATATCGAGAAGATCAAGAAGCTGCTGGCACTGGTAGAAGAGAAGGGCGTAAAGTTCCAGGTAGGTTTCAACCGCCGCTTCGACCACAACCACAAGGCAGTTGCTGATGCAGTGAAGGAAGGCAAGATTGGCGATCCGCATTACATCAACGTAACTTCCCGCGATCCGGAGCCACCACCGGCATCTTACGTAGCAGTATCCGGCGGCATCTTCTATGATATGATGATCCATGACTTCGACATGGTTCGTTACCTGTCCGGTTCTGAGGCAGTAGAGATTTCCGCAGTAGGTTCCTGCCTGGTTAACCCGAACCTGCAGGAAGAGTCCGGCATTCCGGATGTAGATACCGCAGTTGTTACCATGAAGATGGCAAACGGCGCAATCGCTACCATCAACAACTCCCGTCAGGCAGTATACGGCTACGACCAGAGAGTAGAAGTATTCGGCTCTAAGGGCATGGCAGCAGATCAGAACGATCTGAACTCCACTGCTACCATCACCACCGTTGACGGCGCAGTATCCGAGAAGCCGAAGTGGTTCTTCCTGGAGCGTTACAACGATGCATTCATCGAGCAGATCAAGTACTTCATCGACTCCATCGTAAACGACAAGCCGACCGTAGTTGGCGCATTCGATGGCCTGCGTCCGGTACTGATGGCTGCTGCTGCAACCGAGTCCTGCCGCAACGGCG